In Miniphocaeibacter halophilus, the following proteins share a genomic window:
- a CDS encoding cyclic-di-AMP receptor, translated as MKLIIAIVQDQDLYLLREDLAKNNFRMTKLSSSGGFLKIGNSTLLIGVEDERVEECLKIIEEDCKARTADSSLLNITMPTDSYMPYPVEVTIGGATVFILDVEEYYRF; from the coding sequence ATGAAGTTAATTATAGCAATAGTTCAAGATCAAGACTTATACTTATTAAGGGAAGATTTAGCAAAAAATAATTTTAGGATGACCAAATTATCTTCTTCAGGCGGTTTTTTAAAAATTGGTAACAGTACTCTTTTAATTGGTGTTGAAGATGAAAGAGTAGAGGAATGTTTAAAAATAATTGAAGAGGATTGTAAAGCTAGAACAGCAGATTCATCATTATTAAATATAACAATGCCTACGGATTCCTATATGCCATATCCGGTAGAAGTAACAATTGGTGGTGCAACTGTTTTTATTTTAGATGTTGAAGAATATTATAGGTTTTAG
- a CDS encoding ribonuclease HII, whose amino-acid sequence MFEYDLTKYYNNNFKIAGVDEVGRGPLAGPVVSCAIIMPNDKFIEGIKDSKKLTEKKRIALDEEIRQEAIAIGIGVVDERTIDEINIKQATRLAMKIAVENLQDKNGKNLSPDVTFIDAENIDLNIRQESLIKGDDICYPIACASIVAKVYRDNLFIDFDKEYPGYDFLNNKGYGTKKHREAILELGVTPIHRHSFLKKLLGKK is encoded by the coding sequence ATGTTCGAGTATGATTTAACAAAATACTACAATAATAATTTCAAAATAGCAGGTGTAGATGAGGTTGGAAGAGGACCATTAGCAGGTCCGGTAGTTTCATGTGCTATTATAATGCCAAATGATAAATTTATTGAAGGAATAAAAGATTCTAAAAAATTAACGGAGAAAAAAAGAATAGCCTTAGATGAAGAAATAAGACAAGAGGCTATTGCTATAGGAATTGGTGTAGTAGACGAAAGAACAATAGATGAAATCAATATAAAACAAGCAACAAGACTTGCAATGAAAATAGCTGTAGAAAATTTACAAGATAAAAATGGGAAAAATCTTTCACCTGATGTAACTTTTATAGACGCAGAGAATATAGATTTAAATATAAGGCAGGAATCTTTAATTAAGGGAGACGATATTTGTTATCCAATAGCCTGTGCATCGATAGTTGCTAAAGTTTATAGGGACAATTTATTTATTGACTTTGACAAAGAATATCCGGGATATGACTTTTTAAACAATAAAGGATATGGAACTAAGAAACATAGGGAAGCAATACTTGAATTAGGAGTAACTCCTATACATCGACATAGTTTTTTAAAAAAATTATTAGGGAAAAAATAG
- the rimM gene encoding ribosome maturation factor RimM (Essential for efficient processing of 16S rRNA) codes for MEFVKVGYITNTHGIKGDLKVYPLTDDPKRFEDDIDFFLDDNKIKVRIIKSRIYRGLVYIKLEGFNNINEVLKFKDKYIYIKEEDRMELPKGTYYISDLIGMEVINDSKVVGYIKDVLINSKNDIYLCETKNKKEFMIPAVKEFVKEIDIKNKKVYVELIEGML; via the coding sequence ATGGAATTTGTAAAAGTAGGATATATTACAAATACACATGGTATTAAGGGTGATTTAAAGGTCTATCCTCTAACTGATGATCCTAAGAGATTTGAAGACGATATTGATTTTTTTCTTGACGATAATAAAATCAAGGTAAGAATAATAAAAAGTCGTATTTACAGGGGACTCGTATATATTAAACTTGAAGGTTTTAATAATATAAATGAAGTATTGAAGTTTAAAGATAAATATATATATATAAAAGAAGAAGATAGAATGGAATTACCAAAGGGTACCTATTATATTTCTGATTTAATTGGTATGGAAGTTATTAATGACTCTAAGGTTGTTGGATATATTAAGGATGTACTTATTAATTCGAAAAATGATATTTACTTATGTGAAACAAAAAATAAAAAAGAATTTATGATACCGGCAGTTAAAGAATTTGTTAAGGAAATAGATATAAAAAATAAAAAAGTTTATGTAGAACTTATAGAAGGAATGCTCTAA
- a CDS encoding cyclic-di-AMP receptor produces MKFIVAVVEDDISHDITKLLAVKKIRCTKISSTGGALKKGNSTLIIGFKDEQLDEILKIFKDISENRLKEPDDKKSYNANVFVLNMEKSESF; encoded by the coding sequence ATGAAATTTATTGTAGCAGTAGTTGAAGATGATATATCTCATGATATAACAAAATTATTAGCAGTTAAAAAAATTAGATGTACAAAAATATCCTCTACAGGAGGAGCTTTGAAAAAAGGAAACTCAACCTTAATTATTGGTTTTAAAGATGAACAATTAGATGAGATATTAAAAATATTTAAAGATATTAGTGAAAATAGACTAAAAGAACCGGATGATAAAAAATCTTACAACGCAAATGTTTTTGTTTTAAACATGGAGAAAAGTGAGAGTTTTTAA
- the mog gene encoding molybdopterin adenylyltransferase: protein MFKAAILTISDKGSKGEREDLSGKVIKEILLENKYQVAIYEIIPDEQSTIENKLIEFADKYQVDLILTTGGTGFSKRDVTPEATIKVATKLVPGISEAIRQFSLQITKRAMLSRAASVIRNNTLIINLPGSPKAVRESLEYIITELDHGLNILKGKDSECAR from the coding sequence ATGTTTAAAGCAGCTATATTGACCATATCCGATAAAGGGAGTAAAGGCGAAAGAGAAGATTTAAGCGGTAAGGTTATTAAAGAAATATTATTGGAAAATAAATACCAAGTAGCAATTTATGAAATTATTCCAGATGAACAGAGTACCATAGAAAATAAATTAATAGAGTTTGCAGATAAATACCAAGTGGATTTAATTTTAACTACAGGCGGAACCGGATTTAGTAAAAGGGATGTTACACCGGAAGCTACAATTAAGGTAGCAACTAAATTAGTACCTGGAATATCAGAAGCAATTAGACAATTTAGCTTACAAATTACTAAAAGAGCCATGCTTTCAAGAGCGGCATCAGTAATTAGAAACAACACTTTAATAATTAATTTACCGGGAAGTCCAAAGGCAGTAAGAGAAAGTTTAGAATATATTATTACAGAATTAGACCATGGACTTAATATATTAAAAGGAAAAGATTCAGAATGTGCAAGATAA
- the ylxM gene encoding YlxM family DNA-binding protein, translating into MEKLVEVAILFDYYGELLSKKQFKMVDEYYNEDLSLTEIAELNNISKQAVSENLKRAINKLYSFEKKLNLINKGYNASKLLKKIKEDLNNLALKYSFSEEIIYKDIIFEIDKFLDENAGDNYL; encoded by the coding sequence ATGGAAAAGCTAGTGGAAGTTGCAATACTTTTTGATTATTATGGTGAGTTATTGTCTAAGAAACAATTTAAAATGGTTGATGAGTATTACAATGAGGATTTATCTTTAACAGAAATAGCTGAATTAAATAATATTTCTAAACAAGCTGTATCAGAAAATTTAAAAAGAGCTATTAATAAGCTATATAGTTTTGAAAAAAAACTTAATTTAATAAATAAAGGTTATAATGCAAGTAAATTATTAAAAAAAATCAAAGAAGATTTAAATAATTTAGCTTTAAAGTATAGCTTTAGTGAAGAGATAATATATAAGGATATTATTTTTGAAATAGATAAATTCTTAGATGAAAATGCAGGAGATAATTATTTATGA
- the rpmG gene encoding 50S ribosomal protein L33, which translates to MRDKVVLECTVCKNRNYDTMKNKKNTTNRIELKKYCKFCKSHTLHKETR; encoded by the coding sequence ATGAGGGATAAGGTAGTTTTGGAATGTACTGTATGTAAAAATAGAAATTATGACACTATGAAAAATAAGAAAAATACAACTAATAGAATAGAACTTAAAAAATATTGTAAATTCTGTAAAAGTCATACTCTACACAAGGAAACTAGATAG
- a CDS encoding KH domain-containing protein, translating to MVELVETIAKELVENPDAVVVTHREEGNTLIIEVKADPNDLGRIIGKEGRIAKAIRTVVKAAAIKDGVKVVVDIMQ from the coding sequence ATGGTTGAATTAGTAGAAACTATTGCTAAAGAACTAGTAGAAAATCCAGATGCAGTAGTTGTAACACATAGGGAAGAAGGAAATACCTTAATAATAGAAGTAAAGGCTGATCCTAATGATCTAGGTAGAATTATTGGAAAAGAAGGAAGAATAGCTAAGGCTATAAGAACAGTAGTTAAAGCTGCGGCCATAAAAGATGGCGTTAAAGTAGTAGTGGACATTATGCAGTAG
- a CDS encoding nitroreductase family protein, which yields MNSNLLEIERKRRSIYKLGKNLPISEDEIINLISDIVKNAPSAYNSQTGKISILLNENHNDLWNIVENTLKKKMGPDRDFSKTKAKIDGFKAAYGTILYFENKNKVKELQETFSSYADKFPQYSQHSSAILQILIWLGLAEQNIGANLQHYNPIIDNEIKAKWDIPKEFELVAQMPFGEILSPAGEKEFDNIDNRIKIFR from the coding sequence ATGAATAGTAATTTATTAGAAATAGAAAGAAAAAGAAGATCAATTTATAAACTTGGAAAAAATCTACCAATATCGGAAGATGAAATAATAAATTTAATATCCGACATTGTTAAAAATGCACCTTCTGCATATAACTCCCAAACCGGTAAAATATCAATATTATTAAATGAAAACCACAATGATTTATGGAATATTGTTGAAAATACTCTAAAGAAGAAAATGGGTCCGGATAGGGACTTTTCTAAAACTAAGGCTAAAATAGATGGTTTTAAAGCTGCTTACGGTACAATTTTATATTTTGAAAATAAAAATAAAGTAAAGGAACTACAAGAAACTTTTTCATCATATGCTGACAAATTTCCACAATATAGCCAACATTCATCTGCTATATTACAAATATTAATTTGGTTAGGCCTTGCAGAACAAAATATAGGTGCAAATTTACAACATTATAATCCTATAATAGATAATGAAATAAAAGCTAAATGGGATATCCCAAAAGAATTTGAATTAGTTGCACAAATGCCTTTTGGTGAAATATTAAGCCCGGCAGGAGAAAAAGAATTTGATAATATAGACAATAGAATTAAAATATTTAGATAA
- the tmk gene encoding dTMP kinase, with translation MFITFEGPDGSGKTTIINMVYNSLVEKGYKIIKTREPGGTAISEKLRDIILDKNNKELTYRTEALLYAASRAQLVEEVIYPNLQKGNIILSDRYVLSSLAYQGAGRKLGIKEIFEINKFATNNLNPDLVLFFKVDPITTLKRKNALFEADRMELEDENFHSRVYKGYMDIFEKYHENDNFVEIDATKSIEEVFSNCLNIILERIRRK, from the coding sequence TTGTTTATTACTTTTGAAGGACCGGATGGTTCAGGCAAAACGACAATTATTAATATGGTCTATAATAGCCTTGTTGAAAAAGGATACAAGATAATAAAAACAAGAGAACCGGGTGGAACTGCAATATCTGAAAAGTTAAGAGATATAATATTAGATAAAAATAATAAAGAATTAACTTATAGGACAGAGGCTTTATTGTATGCAGCATCTAGAGCTCAATTAGTTGAAGAGGTAATCTATCCAAATTTGCAAAAGGGTAATATTATTTTATCCGATAGATACGTTTTGTCTAGCTTAGCTTATCAAGGAGCAGGAAGAAAATTAGGCATTAAAGAAATATTTGAAATAAATAAATTTGCTACAAATAATTTAAATCCAGATCTGGTACTTTTTTTTAAGGTAGATCCAATAACTACTTTAAAGAGGAAAAATGCTTTATTTGAAGCAGATAGAATGGAATTGGAAGATGAAAATTTTCATTCAAGGGTATATAAAGGATATATGGATATATTTGAAAAATATCATGAAAATGATAATTTTGTAGAAATAGATGCAACTAAAAGCATTGAAGAAGTATTTTCAAATTGTTTAAATATTATTCTTGAAAGAATTAGGAGGAAATAA
- the rplS gene encoding 50S ribosomal protein L19, with protein MDIIKQIEQEQLRENSFDFNVGDTVVLDYRIVEGGKERVQKFEGTVIKIQGTGSRKTFTVRRVAYGTGIERTFPIHSPRIENLKVTRKGKARRSKLYYLRDRVGKSAKVKEYKNF; from the coding sequence ATGGATATAATCAAGCAAATAGAACAAGAACAATTAAGAGAAAACAGTTTTGATTTTAATGTTGGTGATACAGTAGTATTAGACTATAGAATTGTTGAAGGTGGAAAAGAAAGAGTTCAAAAGTTTGAAGGAACAGTTATTAAAATTCAAGGAACTGGTTCAAGAAAAACTTTTACTGTAAGAAGAGTAGCTTATGGTACAGGAATTGAAAGAACTTTCCCAATTCATTCACCAAGAATTGAAAACTTGAAAGTTACAAGAAAAGGTAAAGCTAGAAGATCTAAATTATATTACTTAAGAGATAGAGTAGGTAAATCTGCAAAAGTTAAAGAATATAAGAACTTCTAA
- a CDS encoding CD1247 N-terminal domain-containing protein, producing the protein MDNIYENIAYLRGLAEGISVEEDGKTGKLLLGIIDVLDDLAEEVEALSYDVEDVEEYLTFMDDDLSDVEECLFEYDDDYDDYDDYDEFIEDDDLED; encoded by the coding sequence ATGGATAATATTTATGAAAATATTGCATATTTAAGAGGACTAGCGGAAGGAATATCTGTAGAAGAAGATGGTAAAACAGGTAAACTTTTACTAGGTATCATCGATGTATTAGATGATTTAGCAGAAGAAGTTGAAGCTTTATCATATGATGTTGAAGATGTTGAAGAATACTTAACATTTATGGATGATGACCTTTCAGACGTAGAAGAATGTTTATTTGAATATGACGATGATTATGACGACTATGATGATTATGATGAATTCATAGAAGATGATGATCTGGAAGATTAA
- the rplK gene encoding 50S ribosomal protein L11, which produces MAKKVQAIVKLQIPAGKATPAPPVGTALGPHGVNIMQFTKEFNAKTADQAGMIIPVVLTVYQDRSFTFITKTPPVPVLIKKELNLDKASGEPNKTKVGKLTKDQVKKIAEIKMPDLNAASVESAMEMVAGTARSMGITVEE; this is translated from the coding sequence ATGGCAAAGAAAGTTCAAGCAATAGTAAAATTACAAATTCCAGCTGGAAAGGCAACTCCAGCTCCACCAGTAGGTACTGCATTAGGACCTCATGGTGTTAATATAATGCAATTCACAAAAGAGTTTAACGCTAAGACAGCTGATCAAGCAGGTATGATAATACCGGTAGTTTTGACAGTATATCAAGATAGATCTTTTACATTTATAACTAAAACTCCACCAGTTCCAGTTTTAATCAAGAAAGAATTAAATTTGGATAAGGCTTCTGGAGAGCCTAACAAAACAAAGGTTGGAAAATTAACAAAAGATCAAGTTAAGAAAATTGCAGAAATAAAAATGCCAGATTTAAATGCAGCATCAGTAGAATCTGCTATGGAAATGGTAGCTGGTACAGCTAGAAGTATGGGTATAACAGTAGAAGAATAA
- a CDS encoding YraN family protein, with amino-acid sequence MNSKTIGNKGENLALEFLLNKGYNYIERNFSTRTGEVDLILQDNEYLVFVEVKLRKNTKFGYPRDFVTLNKQNKIISTAESFIQINNLYDFQPRFDIVEIIEDENIIEHIINAFP; translated from the coding sequence ATGAATTCTAAAACTATAGGAAACAAAGGTGAAAACCTTGCATTAGAGTTTTTGCTAAACAAAGGGTATAATTATATAGAAAGAAATTTTAGTACAAGAACCGGAGAAGTTGATTTAATTTTACAGGACAATGAATATCTTGTATTTGTAGAGGTAAAATTAAGGAAAAATACTAAATTTGGATATCCAAGGGATTTTGTTACTTTAAACAAGCAAAATAAGATTATTTCTACAGCAGAATCCTTTATTCAAATAAATAATCTATATGATTTTCAACCAAGATTTGACATAGTAGAAATTATAGAAGATGAAAATATTATTGAGCATATTATTAATGCATTTCCGTAG
- the efp gene encoding elongation factor P — protein MISAGDFRKGTTFEMDGDVWQIIDFQHVKPGKGAAFVRAKIKSVMTGANKDITFNPSEKYQEARIETKEMQYLYNDGSLYYFMDPVSYEQVPIDSEGVSDAINYIRENDNATIKFYQGSPFSVAAPNFVELEVTHTEPGVKGDTATGATKPATVETGATVLVPLFINEGDIIKIDTRTNEYLSRV, from the coding sequence ATGATATCAGCAGGAGATTTTAGAAAGGGTACTACTTTTGAAATGGATGGCGATGTTTGGCAAATTATAGATTTTCAACACGTTAAACCAGGAAAAGGTGCTGCTTTTGTTAGAGCAAAAATCAAATCAGTAATGACTGGTGCTAATAAAGATATAACTTTTAACCCATCAGAAAAATATCAGGAAGCGAGAATAGAAACTAAGGAAATGCAATACTTATACAATGATGGATCATTATATTATTTTATGGATCCAGTAAGTTATGAGCAAGTTCCAATAGACTCTGAAGGAGTTTCCGATGCTATAAATTATATAAGGGAAAATGATAATGCAACAATTAAGTTCTACCAAGGAAGTCCTTTCTCTGTTGCGGCTCCAAATTTTGTAGAATTAGAAGTAACTCACACAGAACCAGGAGTAAAAGGAGATACTGCAACAGGGGCAACAAAACCTGCAACAGTAGAAACAGGAGCAACAGTATTAGTTCCTTTATTTATTAATGAAGGAGATATAATAAAAATAGATACAAGAACTAACGAATACTTATCAAGAGTATAA
- the rplA gene encoding 50S ribosomal protein L1, translated as MAKRGKKYQDSIKLIDRTKAYDLDEGVDLVLETAKAKFDETVELHVKLGVDSRHADQQVRGAMVLPHGTGKSLKVVVFAKGDKVAEAEAAGADYVGGEDLVAKIQTENWFDFDVAVATPDMMGVVGKIGRLLGPKGLMPNPKSGTVTFDVADAIKDIKAGKVEYRVDKANIIHSPVGKVSFGKEKLSENINALMGAIIKAKPSSSKGKYLKSVSISSTMGPGIKLNSAKFSTEA; from the coding sequence ATGGCAAAAAGAGGAAAAAAATACCAAGATAGTATTAAATTAATAGATAGAACTAAAGCTTATGATTTAGATGAAGGAGTAGATTTAGTTTTAGAAACAGCTAAGGCTAAATTTGATGAAACAGTTGAATTACATGTTAAATTAGGAGTAGATTCTAGACATGCTGATCAACAAGTAAGGGGAGCTATGGTTTTACCTCATGGTACAGGTAAATCATTAAAAGTTGTGGTTTTTGCAAAAGGCGATAAGGTTGCTGAAGCAGAAGCAGCAGGCGCTGATTATGTTGGCGGAGAAGATTTAGTAGCTAAAATTCAAACAGAAAACTGGTTTGATTTTGATGTTGCAGTAGCAACTCCAGATATGATGGGTGTTGTAGGTAAAATTGGTCGTCTATTAGGACCTAAAGGACTAATGCCTAACCCTAAGTCAGGAACTGTTACTTTTGATGTAGCTGACGCTATTAAAGACATTAAAGCTGGTAAGGTAGAATATAGAGTTGATAAAGCTAATATAATACATTCTCCAGTTGGTAAAGTTTCTTTTGGTAAGGAAAAATTATCAGAAAATATAAATGCTTTAATGGGAGCTATTATTAAGGCTAAACCTTCATCATCTAAAGGTAAATATTTAAAATCAGTTTCCATTTCTTCAACAATGGGACCTGGAATAAAATTAAATTCAGCTAAGTTCTCAACAGAGGCTTAA
- the secE gene encoding preprotein translocase subunit SecE yields MAQQKNVAKKSFAKGVMSEWKKIIWPTPKEVLNYAIVVVIVCLIVVLLVFGLDSVFHFLYKLISK; encoded by the coding sequence TTGGCTCAACAAAAAAATGTAGCAAAGAAGAGCTTTGCTAAAGGTGTTATGTCAGAATGGAAAAAAATTATTTGGCCTACACCTAAGGAAGTTTTAAACTATGCAATTGTAGTAGTAATTGTATGTTTAATAGTTGTTTTGTTAGTATTTGGTTTAGATTCTGTTTTCCACTTCTTATATAAACTAATTTCTAAATAA
- the ylqF gene encoding ribosome biogenesis GTPase YlqF yields MNINWYPGHMKKTIDSLKASLKLVDIVAELLDSRIPISSRNPLIDEILGDKPRIILMNKMDLSDKKENEKWMEYFKKEGHETVMINSMTGYGVKNIEKACRSQLREKFEKNKEKNILSDRIRLMIVGIPNVGKSTLINRLANKKSAKVGNRPGVTRHNQWIKTSGNMELLDTPGVLWPKFEDKLTGLNLAYTGAIKDEIMDVDNLAFSLIETLQKIDPKILSTRYNIKTDNKSTLEIMEEIALRRGAILKGKEIDYTKTANIVLDEFRKGILGNITLEKVEDIDVRV; encoded by the coding sequence ATGAACATAAATTGGTACCCTGGACATATGAAAAAAACCATTGATTCTTTAAAAGCATCTTTAAAATTAGTGGATATTGTTGCAGAATTATTGGATTCCAGAATACCTATTTCAAGTAGAAATCCATTAATAGATGAAATTTTAGGCGATAAGCCTAGAATAATATTAATGAATAAAATGGACTTATCGGATAAAAAGGAAAATGAAAAATGGATGGAATACTTTAAAAAAGAAGGCCATGAAACTGTTATGATAAATTCTATGACAGGCTATGGTGTTAAAAATATTGAAAAGGCTTGTCGTTCACAACTAAGGGAAAAGTTTGAAAAAAACAAAGAAAAAAATATTTTATCAGATAGGATTAGATTGATGATTGTGGGAATACCCAATGTTGGAAAATCAACATTAATTAATAGGTTGGCCAATAAAAAATCAGCCAAAGTTGGAAATAGACCAGGGGTAACTCGCCATAATCAGTGGATAAAAACATCTGGAAATATGGAACTATTGGATACACCTGGAGTTTTATGGCCTAAATTTGAAGATAAGTTAACAGGACTTAATTTAGCCTATACAGGAGCAATTAAAGATGAAATAATGGATGTGGACAATTTAGCCTTTTCACTAATAGAAACTTTACAAAAAATAGATCCTAAAATACTTTCTACTAGATATAATATTAAGACAGACAATAAATCTACATTGGAAATTATGGAAGAAATAGCATTGAGAAGAGGTGCTATTTTAAAGGGTAAGGAAATAGATTACACTAAAACAGCCAATATTGTATTAGATGAATTTAGAAAGGGTATATTAGGTAATATTACTTTAGAAAAAGTAGAGGATATAGATGTTCGAGTATGA
- the trmD gene encoding tRNA (guanosine(37)-N1)-methyltransferase TrmD — translation MKFKVLTLFPEFINSLNSYGVIGRAIEQEKIELIVKNIRDYSKDKHNRVDDEIYGGGAGMLMTPQPVYDSIMDVKTENSIVIYMSPQGRVLNQNICKELLNYEDIILLCGHYEGIDSRIVDNYVDMELSIGDFVMTGGELAAMVVIDSVSRLVDGVLGNEESVVTDSHYNLLLQNNVYTRPREFNGLKVPEVLFSGNHKEIEKWKHESSLKNTKEKRPDIYEKYIKDNKLK, via the coding sequence ATGAAATTCAAAGTATTGACTTTATTTCCGGAGTTTATTAATTCATTAAATTCTTATGGAGTTATAGGAAGGGCAATTGAACAAGAAAAAATAGAATTAATTGTAAAAAATATTAGAGATTATTCTAAGGATAAACACAATAGGGTTGATGATGAAATATATGGTGGAGGAGCAGGAATGTTAATGACTCCACAGCCTGTTTATGATTCTATTATGGATGTAAAAACAGAAAATTCTATTGTAATATATATGTCACCACAAGGTAGGGTTTTAAATCAAAACATATGTAAAGAGCTATTGAATTACGAAGATATAATTCTATTATGTGGACATTATGAAGGAATTGATTCTAGAATTGTTGACAATTATGTCGATATGGAACTTTCAATTGGCGATTTCGTTATGACCGGTGGAGAATTGGCTGCTATGGTAGTAATAGATTCTGTTTCCAGATTAGTAGATGGTGTATTAGGCAATGAAGAAAGTGTAGTAACAGATTCTCACTATAATCTTCTATTGCAGAATAATGTTTATACAAGACCTAGGGAATTTAATGGACTTAAAGTTCCAGAAGTGTTATTTAGTGGAAACCATAAAGAAATTGAAAAGTGGAAACATGAAAGTTCATTAAAAAACACTAAGGAAAAAAGACCGGATATATATGAAAAATATATTAAAGATAATAAATTGAAATAG
- the nusG gene encoding transcription termination/antitermination protein NusG — MTEQNNDIQDRAKDAKWYVVHTYSGHENKVKANIEKMVENRGYVDDIFEVMVPTEEYVSVVGGVKKTKERKLFPGYVFIKMIINDISWYLVRNTRGVTGFVGPGSKPVPLTDREMRDFGVENITMPDLDVEVGDSIKIVSGAFKDFVGSVEEINAEKRKVKAFVSIFGRDTSVEVDFDDVEKI; from the coding sequence ATGACAGAGCAAAATAATGATATACAAGATAGAGCAAAGGATGCTAAATGGTATGTCGTTCATACTTATTCAGGACATGAGAATAAAGTAAAAGCAAACATAGAAAAAATGGTAGAAAATAGAGGATACGTTGACGATATCTTTGAGGTAATGGTACCAACAGAAGAATATGTATCGGTAGTAGGTGGCGTAAAAAAGACAAAAGAGAGAAAACTCTTCCCAGGATATGTTTTTATAAAAATGATAATCAATGATATTTCTTGGTATTTAGTTAGAAATACTAGAGGTGTTACTGGTTTCGTTGGTCCAGGTTCAAAACCTGTTCCATTGACTGATAGAGAAATGAGAGATTTTGGTGTTGAAAATATTACAATGCCGGATTTAGATGTAGAAGTTGGAGATTCAATAAAAATTGTTTCTGGAGCTTTTAAAGATTTCGTCGGATCAGTTGAAGAAATTAACGCAGAGAAAAGAAAAGTTAAAGCATTTGTATCAATTTTTGGAAGAGATACAAGTGTGGAAGTTGACTTTGATGACGTTGAAAAAATATAA
- the rpsP gene encoding 30S ribosomal protein S16, giving the protein MAVKIRLKRMGSKKNPFYRIVVADIRAPRDGKFIEEIGYYNPLTEPKTVKVDAEKVNKWIKNGAKPTDTVNRLFKNNGVYETKNDNSEEVSE; this is encoded by the coding sequence ATGGCAGTAAAAATTAGATTAAAAAGAATGGGATCAAAGAAAAATCCATTTTATAGAATAGTAGTAGCAGATATAAGAGCACCTAGAGATGGTAAGTTTATTGAAGAAATTGGATATTACAATCCTTTAACAGAACCAAAAACAGTTAAGGTAGATGCTGAAAAAGTTAATAAATGGATAAAAAATGGTGCAAAACCTACTGATACAGTAAATAGATTATTTAAAAACAACGGTGTTTACGAAACTAAAAACGATAATTCAGAAGAAGTTTCAGAGTAA
- a CDS encoding helix-turn-helix transcriptional regulator, which translates to MKNKVKEFRKEFKLSQDEFAKVIRVSRQTVSSIETGKYNPSLELAFTIADFFGKSIEEVFIHKRGKMYEKE; encoded by the coding sequence TTGAAAAACAAAGTTAAAGAATTTAGAAAGGAATTTAAATTAAGTCAAGATGAATTTGCAAAAGTAATTAGAGTTTCAAGGCAAACTGTTAGTTCCATAGAGACGGGAAAATATAACCCTTCGTTGGAATTAGCTTTTACGATAGCTGATTTTTTTGGAAAGTCAATTGAAGAAGTATTTATTCATAAAAGGGGTAAAATGTATGAAAAAGAATAA